A segment of the Vicugna pacos chromosome 25, VicPac4, whole genome shotgun sequence genome:
agaaggttCTGGGAATTAACTCAGCCACAAGTCATTCCAATCTTTCTGTTAATATAAAATCCATTCATAAATTGGCCAACTTGTTAGTAACTTCCAAAAACTCCTTTGAAAATTATGAGtttcaatttcaaaataaacttgaaGAATTTTCAAAGAATGTAGTATAATTTATAAAAGATAGCTCTTCACCAGTTCACGTATGTTCCATCATATTTTCTATTAAACAATAGGCTTACTGATTATTTCGTTGTGGCATATACTtcagagcataatttttcagaagGGCTCACTGAGAACCCAACCACTTTAAGGAATTTATCAGTTATCTCCAGGCTATACCTGGCTGGCAGGTATAgccaagtcacacagcaagttgaAATGTTCCAACCTCAAACACAGGAAACAAGAAGAGAGGAAAATGACACATGACTGTAATATACTAAGGCAGCAGGTAAGTCATTCTTCACCTAGGTCAGCAGCTGCCCATAAAATTGTGTGCACAGATTTAATGCATGAGTCTACTCTAGTTTAACTAACGAACCTGCCACTGagctgagaaaggaaaataaaaattgcgCTTACAATCCTAGCTGATGAATTCATTAGATTTTTATAAGGCAAATAATGTAGAAAGTCAGAACAGAATTTCTAGAACCATTTATCCTGTGATGTTGTAAAATCAAAGTACTACTTTATTAAATGAGTTATTTTACACAATATGAACATCAATATAATTAcaattgtaaaaaaatttttttataacaaGGATGGACTGATTTTCAATTTCCAAATCAGAGTCAACTGTACATTTACACAGAATTGTCTTTGCATGAAGCCCAAAAGGGAACAGCATAAAAATGAGTGTTTCTGTAGCCCCTTTATTTTTGCTGATCAACAGTTTGTTAGAAAAGCAGCTGCAGGTTTGTTACCTAAGGTCTGAGACAGTAGAAGAGTCAAAGGTGTCATGAATTCACCTATAAAAGCATAAGAAAAAATTTCAGTGAACTTGTAAGCATTACATAAATGTGACTTAAATTCATTTCAAATGTCTAAAAAAGTACATGCTTAAGCTATGAAGTTAGTCTGATCTGTCAACTAAATTTTATAACAGATCTTTTGGTGAATTTACCTTAAAAAGGAATAATTCTCAGATATACCATCACCaccatttagggaaaaaaattccaacCACACATAAAGTATAAACTGATTATTTTCAAGAAACTACCAAGTTTATACAGTGTATGCCCACATTTTaccttatattttatttaatgtacTTAGAAGCTCTGCTAAGCACTGTAAGTAAAACATCTGCAAAAAAGCACTTACAAACTTTGGTCTGCAGCATTTCTAGAAGCAAGACCCTCAAATATTCTTGAAatagtaattttttctttaagcTGAAAACTTTCTTCCATTCTTGGACCAGAGATGGCCAGCATTACCTCATCCCATTTTTGGCTACAGGGGTAAAAACTTGGATGTTTCAAAGGCATAGGAAAGTTATGGTCTGGGAAAATGGACTTTTAACAATTGTAAAGttaaacattaacttaaaaaggGGCAGTGATGAAGTCTCAGCTATAAGATAGAAATCAATTTCACAATTACAGAAGATAATTCTGCTCTTGTATCCAACCCTGAcattaataaatgaaaagaagaaaaggtcaGTTACCTGTAAACAACTTCATGCCTGAACGTCAGCTAATTCTGGAGGAAGTGGAGTCTTAGGATGCTTGCTCTCAAAGTGCTGCTTGAAGGTTTTAGGGTCTGGCATTtgtgtctaatttttaaaattgtgcaaAAAAAGAAGAGTTAGACCCGattcatgaaataaaaatgtgctaACTTTAAAAACCCTGAGCCTGCTCACAACAGACAATTATCACAAAACACTTTAAAACTCCTATAACATGATGGCTGGCATAGGAAAAAGGACCTTATAACAAAGAAATTCCTAACGTATTCCCACATTTCACATACGAAGAAGGGGTGAGTCACATGGAATGAAATATGACTTTTCTGATTAACAATAAACAACAggtagcatttactgagcacactGTTAAGCATGTTACCTAAATTCTCAAAGAACCTTTCAGTAATCTTAAATCAGTTCctactatcctcattttatatGCTAAGGAAACTAAAACCTAGAGTTTAACTTGTCCAAGACCAATGTTTTAACCTGGTACTCCAGCTCTCAAACACTACACTGTACTGACTTACCTAGGCAGGGgccttcaattattcattcttcAACACATTaaattcaataaaacaaacattttttgcTGTTTTGAGTTTTCAAAGAGATGAACTACTGTAGTACTTCTAGGTCAAAGTATTTCCTCCCTAGTCATTTAGTGAAATTTAGTTTTACCTTGCCTCTTTCCAAACAGAAACTGAAGCTGCTCAATTTCATCATATTGAGTATATCAAAGCTCAGTatgaacaagttacttaatgtTAATAGATGTCCTCTCTTAGATTAATGAGAATTTTTATGTAGCTAGGAACTTCTCTTTTCTCAGTAATGACTTCAATAGATGATAAACTCTAGTCCAGGAATCCAGTCTTATCAAGATTCCTTTCCATCCATTCTACCAATCTTACCCAGgtacagggctgggggtgggggagtgtgtGGGTACTGGACCAACCTCACTATGCCTTTTTCCTTTGGCACTTTTATTCACTAACTTCAAGGGTGATGAGTGTAAACAAACAGGCAAGAAAGAGACTCTGGCTTGGAATTTAAGACATACTTCCTTGAGGCAGTGTGGTATAGCGGTCGAGAGGGGGGACTCTGGAGCTGGGCTGCCTGGGTTCAGACCCCAGCTCTTCTACATACTGGCTGGGTGACCCTGCATAAGTTATTTAGTCCCCATGACTCAATTTATTCTTccataaaatgagaagaaaaatactTTATATCATAGGGTTGTTGTGTGAATTAATGGGCTTGTACTTATAAAACACTTGGATCAGGGTCTGGCACCTGGTAAGCACTTAAATCACTCTAatctaataaatattaatattaatatttcatattAATTCCAGTAAAAGCCCTCAGTGTGAATATACTCTATTTAGTTTTGCAGACATCTTAGCTATGAATTtagtaaagcagaaaaaaaagccAATTATATAACCAGAGATATTTTACACAGCTCTAAATTAAGAACGAAGACCTGACTTTCTTACGAAGTTCAAAGTGTGTTATTTGCCCTtaagaaaacatctttaaaaaaaaaaaaggacatcttTATTCTGGATGAGGAAAAAAGGACATCTTTATTCTGGAGAGGaaagggattttgttttgtttactccTTTTCACGAACACATAGAGAATTGTGCTTGGCCAGAGGAGccattcaaaaaatatatttgttgaatagatgACTAGGGGTTCTTAAAACAACTAGCTCTCAAATCTACTATTTCAATAAAGTATTTATCTTGCCAGGTTTGCAAAATTTTAATGTATACAAACCAATCTCTAATGAAAGAACTGTGCACGAGAAAGCTCTGTCTTTCGATCCCCTTACCCTACAGACAGTGCAGGTATATATTAAGGCAGCTTTGGCAGCAGCCTTTTGGTCAtgtccttgtttcttcttttgtccAGCTTGCTTTTTGGCATTTTTCTGCTGAGACTGAATCTTCTGCTGTCCACGAGCCATATCTAAAAACAGAAGTTGAGGCATTAGAGTGAAATCTCAGTATGACAATACTCTATCAGAGTTGAAGAGTTAAGTTTTATAGAAACAGTTGTCAATCAAAATGTACGGATTTTCGAATTCTCACATACAATGCTATTAGAGGATAAGTTGGTACAACCACTGTAAAAACTAGTCATCTGTTCCAAAACCTCACAATTCGATTCTTGGTATATATTCAACAAAAATGCAAACGTATGAACAACAAAAGATACAGTTCAAGAATGTTCCAAGCACCTCcttccaaaactggaaacaatccaaatgcctaTTAATAGTAAGGTGGATACATAACCTGTGGCAGATTTATACAATGAATACTACACAACATTCAGAGAGAAGGAACTACTGTTACAAGTAACAATAAGGTTGTATCTCAGTGTTAAAgtaaagaagccagatacaaagaaCATATGCTGTATGAAgttcaaaacaggcaaaactaatccagGAGGTAATGCTGGAAAGAAAGTGCATGAGGAGGATTTTTGCGTTGCTGataatgttctgtatcttgatctggGTAACAGTTACACAGGTATGCTCACTTCTAAAAAGTTACTGAGTTATCTACATACCTAAGATTTGTGCAGTTTCCTATATGGAATTACCAAAAAAATAGTTTAGCCCCTTCCTCAATCATTTGTTTGCTCTTTTGCAAGGCAGTTTTCCCTCCCCATAGTCACTGTTGTAACTTGAGATTCTGACaacttttaacagaaaaaaaaaaaaagctattatcTAACGCTTCTAAAGGAGCTCAGAGGAGTAACAGGAACTGTTCTCTTAAAAACTCAAGTTTCATAAAACTACTGTgctattttctctaaaaaaaattgGTCTTTGTAGGACTGTTGGACAAATTATTAAATAAGATTAAGGGTACCTTTACAAACATGAAAGATACCACTTTTTACTGCTGATGATCTGAAATGAACCTAACTGGTCAAAAATTAAGGGGTAAAAAGCTacttttacttttcattaaaattaaagactTCATTTAGACAACAAAAGTTAAACTATAAAAGGTCTATATAATGAGTCTCAGCTgctttttaaatactttaaaattggGTCTAAGTGGAATTCCTATGTATAGTTTTGACTAGCACTgcaattaaattttaaacttaaatcaTTGCAGGACATGAACACACAATGGGTCTACAACTTCACCAGAAAACAAAGAGTGCTGCCCTTTTCTGACTAGAACCCTAACTAGTTAACAGATACGAGGTCAAAGCATTTCATTGAAATACATGAGCTtctcccaaaaagaaaaaaggaaactgaaaaaaataaatacacggAGTGGACAAGTTCCCATTAGCATTAAACACTGAATCAACAGTCAAAATATAAAGGAGGATCAATCCTTTTCTAGGAAGTTGGCCGAATATTTTAACAAATTACAAAAGGGTTTAGTATGCTAGCTGAATATAAGACCACTAAATAATGGTAAATATTACCAGATGTATTAGCCCTTTAAGACTAAACttccatttttgttatttttttaaaaaaccaaaccctTATTAATTCCAAGCAaaatggaatgatttttttttaagtacatttaCGGCACACTTACAAACCTATTCCCATGGAAACAGGTTTGGATACTTTTCTATTACTTGGATGATGGTAGTCAGGTATTCAATCTTTACATAACTCAATGTCTGTAACGTTCTTAATGTCTCAATGCCTTAGTCTCAGTACCTTATGTCAGAATACTTCAGTCTTCTCACGAATCTGAACTTTTCCACACAATGTATGCTATGTATGTTAATATACTGACTGTATGGGTAACCTCTTAATTGTTTAAcattaaaaaagttataaaatgacAAGCTACTAATTCTAGAAGCTTCTTTGATATCTAGAAGTTAgctatttttataacatttttatgcAGAATCTGTACAAAGCAATGCCATTAGATGCatactatttttaacttttacagTTACCATTTCTCCTAATATAACATTACACAATAGATTTAACCAACTTTCACTGTCATCTAACAAAAGTAACAAAAACGTAATAAAagctttaataaataaaagacagtggttgcttatttttaaaacaaaactaaacgTTAACTAAGTAAAGGAAATCGAATCAAACAGTCTAAACGCGTGAGATTGctcccccctacccccacccccaagttcTAACACCACGTTGCATTGATTTCCTTTCTGAAAGCAGAAATGCAAACGAACAAGCCACCTGCTTTTGGACAGCTCAACTTAGGACTTGCTCTCAAGCCAATCGAATTTTCTACAAAACCTTAAGCACAACTAAGCATAACTTGTCCTTCATTAAATACAACAAACTGAGGAACGAGAAGTCATTTACAAATACCTAAAAGCTAGCTAGCTTTTAATATAATTCTTACGGGGGCTTCAAAGAGGGAAGTAGTAGAGCGAACAGCGAGTTCTTCCAAAATGAGCTCTTACAGGAGGCAACAAGTAAGCACTGCCCCAAAGATCCtcttaaaaccaaaacaaacgagtaagagagaaaaaaaagattttggatCCAGGAAGTAGGATCCATCTCCATAACTAAACGAAACGAAGAGGCCCAAGCAGCACCCTGACCCTGGCTTTTTAACTACATTCTTTCGGGAGAGGAGTAAGGGTGAAAGCACCAGCAGGAAGGTCTATTTCACCCAGCACTTCACTGACCCCAGCTGCAGCCCAGCGCGCCTTCCTTCCCAAACCGGCTTCTCCCGCCTCGAAGAGCCCGCTCCTCTTTTCCGCCACCCAGAGCCACACAGCTCCTACCTACCAGCCACTCCTCACGGACCCCGGCCCGAGATGCGCCTCCAGGAGGCCTCGGCTGCCAGAAACCCGGCCCCTTGGGCCACGGGGTGCCCCGGCCTCAAGAGCAGCTGCTGTCGCCAGGGGGTAAGGTTACCGCTCCGCTGCCGCGGCCAGCCTGCGACCCGGCCACCTGCAGGGCCTGGCAGGCGCCCGAGCTAGCCCTCCTTCCGCGGCCCGCGCCGGGACAGGACGGGCTCCGCTGCCcccggggaggcggggcaggCCGCCGGCCCCTCGCGACCCGCGGTGACCCCCCTACGGTCCCAGCCGACCTCGCCGGCgggcccccaccccggcccccggGCGTCCTGCGGCGTCAGCGCCGCCCCCACAGCCGCTCACCCGGGCCGGGACAGTCTTGCGTCGGAGAGACCGCGCAGCGCgagagggctgggggaggtggccggagggagaggaaagggagcgCGCCCAGCACTGCTTCGGCCTCCTCCACCCGccaaggaggggaaagaggagagcTGGGAGCACAACAGCCCGCGCCTCgcacccgccgccgccgccgccgccgccgcgcgctcCCGCCGCCGCCACTACGCCTCTCGCTCGCGCACGCCGCGCAGCTCTCCCAGTCGCCCCAGCGCCGCCCGCTCCTCGCAGCCCCCGCCCACTCGCCTTCCTGCCTTCTTCCTCCGCCCTGAGTCTCTTCCGGTCTCACGGGCCAATGGCAGCGCACCCCTATTACATTAGCgtgagggggcggggcctggcggcGACGGCGGCCCCTCAGAGACGGGAACTGCAGGGAACGTCGGCCTGTGTCCCCGGTGCCCCTCCTGTCCCGCATGCTCCATCTGGGCGGCTTCAGCCGGCCCTGGGAGCCGCGTGATCTGGATCCTGGAGAGTGACGGCCCGCAGTGTGATTCACTAGTTGCTAGCTCACTCACTCGGGCGGCGGCCCCAGCGGCCTGTCTCGAGAGCCTCCCATCTCGGCGGCCCCCGCCTTTGACCCGGCCCGGGGAGGGTCCCGACGAGGAGCGCCTACGCCGCGGCGGCGTGGGTCACCGACCCGGGAGCCGGCCACTCGGGCGcaccgccgcccccgccccccagggAGGCCAGCAGGCCGGGCGGCCCTTAAACTGGGACATGCAGCCTTTGTTCTCTCACCAGCTGCCCTTTACGTCGTTCCCACGGAAACCCTGGTTATTTTACCAATCTGGGGGTTTTTGTGAGTTCAAGTGTCAGGCCTGACTGTCTCTCTGAAATTTGCCCCTGACTCTCCTGACCGCTTTaggctatttaaaaatatactgagTTGTTAATATTGGGAGGAATGgttacatagatagatagatagctagatagatagctagctagatagatagatagatagattgatttatatattttgtctCTTGATTTACCGACCACGATAGCTAATTTCCAGTATCTGAATCAAGAGCGATGGCGATTGTGacgatttccaaatctgtttATCTGGAAAGGTCATGTTAGTCATTGGCTTTATTCtgcacctccccctgcccccaccccaacacacattGGTTCCTAACTAGAGCTACAGCTACAACAACAAAGGGAGCTTTTGCATTTGATGTTCTCAACTTTCCCATAGTTTGCACTACCAAATTTGTCTGTCAGTGCCCAGGGAATGTTGGTTGAACATAAATACATCCCAGGTTACCCGGTCTGGGATCTGTATATCACAGAATTGTTTAAAATAGCCAGGAAGGAGTTAACTGCTTATTGCATTTGGGTGGCATGCCATGATCTGGTTGTTCAGTCCTTCCTTTTCATC
Coding sequences within it:
- the ZNF706 gene encoding zinc finger protein 706 isoform X1, with the translated sequence MRDRRGTGDTGRRSLQFPSLRGRRRRQAPPPHANVIGVRCHWPVRPEETQGGGRRQEDMARGQQKIQSQQKNAKKQAGQKKKQGHDQKAAAKAALIYTCTVCRTQMPDPKTFKQHFESKHPKTPLPPELADVQA
- the ZNF706 gene encoding zinc finger protein 706 isoform X2, giving the protein MARGQQKIQSQQKNAKKQAGQKKKQGHDQKAAAKAALIYTCTVCRTQMPDPKTFKQHFESKHPKTPLPPELADVQA